A window of Pedococcus aerophilus contains these coding sequences:
- a CDS encoding flavodoxin family protein, translating to MTESTSTTPTTAGNGDRLTALAITCSLKPSPADSSTDLLTRQLLDALERHGVDGELVRAVDHDIRPGVEADMGDGDGWPALREKMLAADILVIGTPTWMGQHSSIAQRVLERLDAELSDTNEAGQPRTYGKVAGAVVVGNEDGAHHISAVIFQCLNDVGFTIPAGGVTYWNGEAMHATDYQDLDETPEKTASTTATLAANAAHLARRLRDAAYPAA from the coding sequence ATGACCGAATCGACGAGCACCACCCCCACCACTGCCGGCAACGGTGACCGCCTCACCGCCCTGGCGATCACGTGCAGCCTCAAGCCGTCGCCTGCCGACTCGAGCACCGACCTGCTGACGCGCCAGCTCCTCGACGCGCTGGAGCGGCACGGCGTCGATGGCGAGCTGGTCCGAGCCGTCGACCACGACATCCGTCCGGGCGTGGAGGCCGACATGGGCGACGGTGACGGCTGGCCGGCGCTCCGGGAGAAGATGCTCGCGGCCGACATCCTCGTCATCGGCACCCCGACCTGGATGGGCCAGCACTCCAGCATCGCCCAGCGCGTCCTCGAGCGCCTCGACGCCGAGCTCTCCGACACCAACGAGGCAGGCCAGCCGCGCACCTACGGCAAGGTCGCCGGTGCCGTCGTGGTCGGCAACGAGGACGGCGCGCACCACATCAGCGCCGTCATCTTCCAGTGCCTCAACGACGTGGGCTTCACCATCCCGGCCGGGGGAGTGACCTACTGGAACGGCGAGGCGATGCACGCGACCGACTACCAGGACCTCGACGAGACGCCCGAGAAGACCGCCTCCACCACGGCGACCCTCGCCGCGAACGCCGCCCACCTCGCGCGCCGGCTCCGCGACGCGGCATACCCGGCGGCCTGA
- a CDS encoding SGNH/GDSL hydrolase family protein: MSVTFDYDNTSGRPTGAFMAVLQALLPGVRSVRRQIDPYAQDWAEANRAALAADGPLWVALGDSMTQGIGASSFDRGWVGQLADHLRERGRPHRVVNLAVTGARIDDALERQVPALEALVAAGQVPDLITVVLGSNDVVTPRYRAGMTDRFATLLDRLPDGAVVLNLPNPHKEARRLDALLRERQAQGRLVLADIRRHGPRSWRGRLAPDRFHPNDEGYAAMARVFELALEGRETSPR; the protein is encoded by the coding sequence GTGTCCGTGACCTTCGACTACGACAACACCAGCGGCCGCCCGACAGGGGCGTTCATGGCGGTGCTCCAGGCGCTGCTGCCCGGAGTCCGTTCGGTGCGGCGCCAGATCGACCCGTACGCGCAGGACTGGGCCGAGGCGAACCGCGCCGCGCTCGCCGCCGACGGACCGTTGTGGGTCGCCCTGGGTGACTCGATGACGCAGGGGATCGGCGCCTCCTCCTTCGACCGCGGCTGGGTCGGCCAGCTCGCCGACCATCTGCGGGAGCGGGGGCGCCCGCACCGGGTGGTCAACCTCGCCGTCACCGGGGCTCGCATCGACGACGCGCTCGAGCGCCAGGTGCCGGCGCTCGAGGCCCTGGTCGCCGCGGGCCAGGTCCCCGACCTGATCACGGTGGTCCTCGGCTCCAACGACGTCGTCACGCCGCGGTACCGCGCAGGGATGACCGATCGCTTCGCCACCCTCCTCGACCGGCTGCCCGACGGTGCCGTGGTCCTCAACCTCCCGAACCCGCACAAGGAGGCCCGCCGACTCGACGCACTGCTGCGCGAGCGCCAGGCGCAGGGTCGCCTCGTCCTGGCCGACATCCGTCGGCACGGACCGCGCTCGTGGCGTGGCCGCCTCGCGCCGGACCGCTTCCACCCCAACGACGAGGGGTATGCCGCGATGGCCCGCGTGTTCGAGCTCGCCCTCGAGGGGCGTGAGACCTCGCCCCGCTGA
- a CDS encoding ABC transporter ATP-binding protein, which yields MAGTPTQERHRAGVVHLAPYVREHRGAFTVLIALSLLASATALVQPWAVTQVVDTGVAGRPVTGVVLVLVAVSVGDLVLAAVQQYLLQRTAHGLVLGVRERLLHKILRLPVREYDQRTMGDLVSRVGADTTAIHWAVTAGLVEAAAAGFMVVGAVVLAFLIDPLLVALTLGLMLTGIVGAFLLMRTVQDLARVEQDEFAQLTAATLRSLTAIRTIRACGATDRETDVVTGRARMTYAAGIHTAKVAAASLQPASAAFKAANIVVLCVGAFKVADGQLTLGQLVSFILYVNLIIGPFQVLVSSWSRLQQGLGAMQRIAEVEALPTEAQASPVVPSPAPRAEDEVLVALRGVSFEYTRGGGGLRDVSFDVRRGSTVALVGPSGAGKSTVLALIERFYEPGVGAIALEGTDVRALSHDELRSRIAYAEQDPAVLEGTLRSNVALAAPDVHDDVVREALAGVNLSGLEERSDDGLDVQVGERGTRLSGGEKQRLTIARALLPVRDLLLLDEPTAQLDPANEDQLRDAIRARDGRTVVVAAHRLSTVMDADQIVVMQDGAVVATGNHDELVASCPLYLSMAQAQRLA from the coding sequence ATGGCCGGCACCCCGACGCAGGAACGCCACCGCGCGGGCGTGGTCCACCTCGCGCCCTACGTGCGCGAGCACCGAGGTGCGTTCACCGTCCTGATCGCCCTGTCCCTGCTCGCCTCGGCCACCGCCCTGGTCCAGCCGTGGGCCGTCACCCAGGTCGTCGACACCGGTGTGGCCGGTCGGCCCGTCACCGGGGTCGTGCTGGTCCTGGTCGCGGTCTCGGTGGGCGACCTGGTCCTCGCCGCCGTCCAGCAGTACCTCCTCCAACGCACCGCCCACGGCCTGGTCCTCGGTGTTCGAGAACGGTTGCTGCACAAGATCCTGCGGTTGCCCGTGCGGGAGTACGACCAGCGGACCATGGGCGACCTCGTCTCCCGCGTCGGAGCCGACACGACGGCCATCCACTGGGCCGTCACCGCGGGACTCGTCGAAGCCGCTGCGGCCGGGTTCATGGTCGTCGGCGCGGTCGTCCTTGCCTTCCTCATCGACCCGCTGCTCGTGGCGCTCACGCTGGGGCTGATGCTCACCGGCATCGTCGGGGCGTTCCTGCTCATGCGCACGGTGCAGGACCTCGCCCGGGTGGAGCAGGACGAGTTCGCCCAGCTCACGGCAGCGACGCTGCGCTCACTCACGGCGATCCGGACCATTCGCGCATGCGGTGCCACCGACCGTGAGACCGATGTGGTGACCGGTCGGGCCCGGATGACGTATGCCGCCGGCATCCACACCGCGAAGGTCGCCGCCGCATCGCTGCAGCCGGCCTCGGCGGCCTTCAAGGCGGCCAACATCGTGGTGCTGTGCGTGGGTGCCTTCAAGGTGGCCGACGGCCAGCTCACCCTCGGGCAGCTCGTGTCCTTCATCCTCTACGTCAACCTCATCATCGGGCCGTTCCAGGTCCTGGTGTCGTCGTGGAGCCGGCTCCAGCAGGGGCTGGGTGCGATGCAGCGGATCGCCGAGGTCGAGGCCCTGCCCACCGAGGCTCAGGCATCGCCCGTCGTTCCGTCGCCAGCACCCCGCGCGGAGGACGAGGTCCTCGTCGCGCTGCGCGGCGTGAGCTTCGAGTACACCCGGGGCGGCGGCGGCCTGCGCGACGTGAGCTTCGACGTCCGCCGCGGGTCGACGGTGGCACTCGTGGGACCGTCCGGCGCCGGCAAGTCGACGGTCCTGGCCCTGATCGAGCGGTTCTACGAGCCGGGCGTGGGGGCAATCGCCCTAGAGGGCACCGACGTCCGTGCCCTCAGCCACGACGAGCTGCGCTCGCGGATCGCCTACGCCGAGCAGGACCCGGCCGTCCTCGAGGGAACCCTGCGCTCCAACGTCGCGCTCGCGGCGCCCGACGTCCACGACGACGTCGTCCGCGAGGCGCTGGCCGGGGTCAACCTGTCCGGTCTGGAGGAGCGCTCCGACGACGGCCTCGACGTCCAGGTGGGCGAGCGTGGGACCCGGCTGTCCGGTGGGGAGAAGCAACGCCTGACCATCGCCCGCGCCCTGCTCCCGGTGCGCGACCTGCTCCTCCTGGACGAACCCACCGCCCAGCTCGACCCGGCCAACGAGGACCAGCTGCGGGACGCCATACGGGCCCGCGACGGGCGCACCGTCGTCGTCGCCGCGCACCGGCTGTCCACCGTCATGGACGCCGACCAGATCGTCGTCATGCAGGACGGAGCGGTGGTCGCCACGGGGAACCACGACGAGCTCGTCGCATCGTGCCCGCTCTACCTGTCGATGGCGCAAGCCCAGCGGCTCGCCTGA
- a CDS encoding histidine phosphatase family protein: protein MSAARRVLLVRHGETEHNAGGVWQGQLDTALSERGVEQARAAGRAIAAYRPTRVLASDLERARVTAEHVAEAAGVEVTLDARWREIHVGQWQGLHTTQVRAQHGDLLEQMDGEDIRRGVDGETLAEVGARTGESLRELLEALGDDETVVVVAHGVSTRAAVADLLGLDQHLATQALRTLGNCHWAELAESRIGWQLGVWNAHA from the coding sequence GTGAGCGCTGCCCGGCGGGTCCTGCTGGTCCGCCACGGGGAGACCGAGCACAACGCCGGGGGCGTCTGGCAGGGCCAGCTCGACACCGCCCTGTCCGAGCGCGGCGTGGAGCAGGCGCGTGCCGCGGGTCGGGCCATCGCGGCATACCGTCCCACCCGGGTGCTCGCCTCCGACCTGGAGCGGGCCCGGGTCACGGCCGAGCACGTGGCCGAGGCGGCGGGCGTCGAGGTGACCCTCGACGCGCGCTGGCGCGAGATCCACGTCGGTCAGTGGCAGGGGCTGCACACCACCCAGGTGCGCGCCCAGCACGGCGACCTCCTCGAGCAGATGGACGGCGAGGACATCCGTCGCGGCGTCGACGGCGAGACCCTCGCCGAGGTCGGGGCGCGCACGGGGGAGTCCCTGCGGGAGCTCCTCGAGGCGCTCGGTGACGACGAGACCGTCGTCGTCGTGGCGCACGGCGTCTCCACCCGGGCCGCCGTGGCTGACCTGCTCGGCCTGGACCAGCACCTGGCCACGCAGGCCCTGCGCACGCTCGGGAACTGCCACTGGGCCGAGCTCGCGGAGAGCCGGATCGGGTGGCAGCTGGGCGTCTGGAACGCGCACGCCTGA
- the rsfS gene encoding ribosome silencing factor yields the protein MPATDRALELAKTAAIAADDKLATTVAGIDVSEQLALTDVFVIVSASTDRQVGAIVDAVEDSLREKGAKPIRREGERDGRWVLLDFGDIVVHVQHDEEREFYELERLWKDCPEIDLGVPKRRDA from the coding sequence GTGCCAGCCACCGACCGAGCCCTCGAGCTCGCCAAGACCGCAGCCATCGCCGCTGACGACAAGCTCGCGACGACCGTCGCCGGCATCGACGTCAGCGAGCAGCTCGCGCTGACCGACGTCTTCGTCATCGTCTCCGCCAGCACCGACCGCCAGGTCGGCGCCATCGTCGACGCCGTCGAGGACTCGCTGCGCGAGAAGGGCGCCAAGCCCATCCGCCGTGAGGGTGAGCGTGACGGCCGCTGGGTCCTGCTCGACTTCGGCGACATCGTCGTGCACGTCCAGCACGACGAGGAGCGCGAGTTCTACGAACTCGAGCGCCTCTGGAAGGACTGCCCCGAGATCGACCTCGGCGTGCCCAAGCGCCGCGACGCGTGA
- the nadD gene encoding nicotinate-nucleotide adenylyltransferase, whose translation MRLGVMGGTFDPIHHGHLVAASEVQTRFGLDEVVFVPTGEPWQKDAREVSPAEHRYLMTVVATASNPRFTVSRVDIDRPGPTYTIDTLRDLKTQRPDDELFFITGADALAQILSWKDADELFDLAHFVGVTRPGYVLSESGLPADRVSLQEVPAMAISSTDCRARVERSEPVWYLVPDGVVQYINKYRLYAADSPVGAAART comes from the coding sequence ATGCGTCTCGGGGTGATGGGCGGGACGTTCGACCCGATCCACCACGGCCACCTCGTGGCCGCCTCCGAGGTGCAGACCCGGTTCGGGCTCGACGAGGTCGTCTTCGTCCCGACGGGGGAGCCGTGGCAGAAGGACGCCCGGGAGGTCAGCCCCGCCGAGCACCGCTACCTCATGACCGTCGTCGCGACGGCGTCCAACCCGCGGTTCACGGTCAGCCGGGTCGACATCGACCGGCCTGGACCCACCTACACGATCGACACCCTGCGTGACCTGAAGACGCAGCGTCCGGACGACGAGCTGTTCTTCATCACCGGTGCCGACGCGCTCGCCCAGATCCTGTCCTGGAAGGACGCGGACGAGCTGTTCGACCTGGCCCACTTCGTGGGGGTCACCCGCCCGGGCTACGTCCTGTCGGAGTCCGGCCTGCCGGCCGACAGGGTCAGCCTGCAGGAGGTGCCGGCCATGGCCATCAGCTCCACGGACTGCCGCGCTCGCGTCGAGCGGTCCGAACCCGTCTGGTACCTCGTGCCCGACGGCGTCGTCCAGTACATCAACAAATACCGCCTGTATGCCGCCGACTCACCTGTCGGCGCAGCGGCACGAACGTAG